A part of Haloarchaeobius sp. HME9146 genomic DNA contains:
- the sufB gene encoding Fe-S cluster assembly protein SufB, which yields MSSDQDHLKETDTEARFEFKKEQKSAFQTEKGLTEETIRLISEDKDEPEWMRERRVRALKQYQKMPMPTDWPGQPDLSELDIGEIVPYIRPDVETRGGADNWDDLPDEIKDTFEKLGIPEAERKALSGVGAQYESEIVYQNMQEQWEEKGVIFCDMDKAVQEHEDLVKEYFMTKCVPPSDNKFAALHGAVWSGGSFVYVPEDVTVNMPVQAYFRMNSEGMGQFEHTLIIAEEGSEVHYIEGCSAPKYGSHNLHSGCVEVFVGEDAHVQYSTVQNWSKNTFNLNTKRAIVEKNGTMEWVSGSMGSKATMLYPATILKGRGATDNHITIAFAGKGQNIDTGAKVYHNAPDTKSTIESKSISKDGGRTNYRGLVHIANGAENSSTSVECDALMFDNESTSDTMPYMEIQESKVDVAHEATVGKIGDEDVFYLQSRGLDDDDAKQMIVAGFIEPITEELPIEYAVELNRLIELEMEGSLG from the coding sequence ATGAGTTCAGATCAAGACCACCTCAAAGAGACAGACACCGAGGCCCGTTTCGAGTTCAAGAAGGAACAGAAGTCTGCGTTCCAGACCGAGAAGGGTCTCACGGAGGAGACCATTCGGCTCATCTCCGAAGACAAGGACGAGCCCGAGTGGATGCGCGAGCGCCGCGTTCGCGCACTGAAGCAGTACCAGAAGATGCCGATGCCGACGGACTGGCCGGGACAGCCGGACCTCTCCGAACTCGACATCGGCGAGATCGTCCCCTACATCCGCCCCGACGTGGAGACGCGTGGCGGCGCGGACAACTGGGATGACCTCCCGGACGAGATCAAGGACACGTTCGAGAAGCTGGGCATCCCGGAAGCCGAGCGCAAGGCGCTCTCCGGCGTCGGCGCCCAGTACGAGTCCGAGATCGTCTACCAGAACATGCAGGAGCAGTGGGAGGAGAAGGGCGTCATCTTCTGCGACATGGACAAGGCCGTCCAGGAGCACGAAGACCTCGTCAAGGAGTACTTCATGACGAAGTGCGTCCCCCCGTCGGACAACAAGTTCGCCGCGCTCCACGGTGCCGTCTGGTCCGGCGGCTCGTTCGTGTACGTCCCCGAGGACGTCACGGTCAACATGCCGGTGCAGGCGTACTTCCGCATGAACAGCGAGGGGATGGGCCAGTTCGAGCACACCCTCATCATCGCCGAGGAGGGCTCGGAGGTCCACTACATCGAGGGCTGTTCCGCCCCGAAGTACGGCAGCCACAACCTCCACTCCGGCTGTGTGGAGGTCTTCGTCGGCGAGGACGCCCACGTCCAGTACTCGACGGTCCAGAACTGGTCGAAGAACACCTTCAACCTCAACACGAAGCGTGCCATCGTCGAGAAGAACGGCACGATGGAGTGGGTCTCCGGCAGCATGGGCTCGAAAGCCACCATGCTCTACCCGGCGACCATCCTGAAGGGCCGCGGCGCGACGGACAACCACATCACCATCGCGTTCGCCGGCAAGGGCCAGAACATCGACACCGGCGCGAAGGTCTACCACAACGCGCCCGACACGAAGTCGACCATCGAGTCCAAGTCCATCAGTAAGGACGGCGGCCGCACGAACTACCGTGGCCTCGTCCACATCGCCAACGGCGCCGAGAACTCCTCGACGTCGGTCGAGTGTGACGCGCTGATGTTCGACAACGAGTCCACCTCCGACACCATGCCGTACATGGAGATCCAGGAGTCCAAGGTGGACGTCGCCCACGAGGCGACCGTCGGCAAGATCGGTGACGAGGACGTCTTCTACCTCCAGTCCCGCGGACTGGACGACGACGACGCCAAGCAGATGATCGTCGCCGGCTTCATCGAGCCCATCACGGAGGAACTGCCCATCGAGTACGCGGTCGAACTCAACCGCCTCATCGAACTCGAGATGGAGGGTAGCCTCGGGTAA
- a CDS encoding DNA-directed DNA polymerase, which produces MTGQQASFADFGESSGDAGAQADGGDDAYDLVAEAEAVTTPGLENSDIVESDEALFPDPEGTVELAVMQVDYTVEGSGDHEEPVIHVFGRRPDGTAEHVMVFGFQPYFYAPTDSLDEEELENEAVITDWEETNDEGEPYESIRGEHLTKIFGRTPRDVGNIRDRFDHYEADILFPNRFLIDKDIQSGIRLPERRGRSGVLRVPHQEVEATEVTAEPRVNTFDIEVDDRNGFPEDGEEPIVCLTSHDSVDDEYVVWLNVAHEGDAQIPEELPNYEPIEGDLDVRVETFDGESQREAEMAMLEAFVDYIDETDPDVLTGWNFEDFDAPYFLDRLDVLDSAMHEYDLDLNRLSRVNEVWRSGWGGPDIKGRVVFDLLYAYKSTQFSELESYRLDAVGELELDVGKERYTGDIGDLWEQDPEKLLEYNLRDVEICVELDRKQDIVAFWDEVRTFVGCKLEDAPTAGDAVDMYVLHKVHGSWALPSKGKQESEDYEGGAVFDPITGVKEMVTVLDLKSLYPMCMVTINASPETKVDPDSFEGPTYKAPNGTHFRKDEDGMIREMVDELLGEREHKKSLRNEHEPGSEDYERYDQQQAAVKVIMNSLYGVLGWDRFRLYDKEMGAAVTATGREVIRHTEKAANEIDYQVAYGDTDSVMLELGTDVSVEEAIEQSFKIEEHINASYDEFAREQLDVDIEGGEEHRFQIEFEKLYRRFFQAGKKKRYAGHIVWKEGKDVDDIDITGFEYKRSDIAAITKEVQHHVIDQIVRGASEDDITEYLHDIIEDFQAGEMSYDDIAIPGGIGKRLDDYDTDTAHVRGAKYANMLLGTNFDRGSKPKRLYLKKVHPEYFRELEDAGEFDPQRNHLYGEFKRDPDVICFEYADQVPETFEVDYDKMLEKTLKGPIARVIEALGISWDEVKSGQQQTGLGNFM; this is translated from the coding sequence ATGACCGGACAACAGGCGTCCTTCGCCGACTTCGGGGAGTCGTCAGGGGACGCGGGTGCGCAGGCTGACGGTGGTGACGACGCCTACGACCTCGTCGCGGAGGCCGAGGCCGTCACGACACCGGGACTGGAGAACTCAGATATCGTCGAGAGCGACGAGGCACTGTTCCCCGACCCCGAGGGGACCGTCGAGCTGGCCGTCATGCAGGTCGACTACACCGTCGAGGGCTCCGGGGACCACGAGGAGCCGGTGATCCACGTCTTCGGCCGGCGTCCCGACGGCACCGCCGAGCACGTCATGGTGTTCGGCTTCCAGCCGTACTTCTACGCCCCGACGGACTCGCTCGACGAGGAAGAACTCGAGAACGAGGCGGTGATCACGGACTGGGAAGAGACGAACGACGAGGGCGAGCCCTACGAGAGCATCCGCGGGGAGCACCTGACGAAGATATTCGGACGCACGCCACGGGACGTCGGGAACATCCGCGACCGCTTCGACCACTACGAGGCCGACATCCTGTTCCCGAACCGGTTCCTCATCGACAAGGACATCCAGAGCGGGATTCGCCTCCCCGAGCGCCGCGGGCGCAGTGGCGTCCTCCGGGTCCCCCACCAGGAGGTCGAGGCGACCGAGGTCACCGCGGAACCCCGCGTCAACACCTTCGACATCGAGGTCGACGACCGGAACGGCTTCCCCGAGGACGGTGAGGAACCAATCGTCTGTCTCACCTCGCACGACTCCGTCGACGACGAGTACGTCGTCTGGCTCAACGTCGCCCACGAGGGTGACGCCCAGATTCCCGAGGAACTGCCGAACTACGAGCCCATCGAGGGCGACCTCGACGTGCGCGTCGAGACGTTCGACGGGGAGAGCCAGCGCGAGGCCGAGATGGCGATGCTCGAAGCGTTCGTCGACTACATCGACGAGACCGACCCCGACGTGCTGACCGGGTGGAACTTCGAGGACTTCGACGCGCCGTACTTCCTCGACCGGCTCGACGTGCTTGACTCCGCGATGCACGAGTACGACCTGGACTTGAATCGCCTCTCGCGCGTGAACGAGGTCTGGCGCTCGGGCTGGGGCGGTCCGGACATCAAGGGCCGCGTCGTCTTCGACCTGCTGTACGCCTACAAGAGCACGCAGTTCTCCGAACTCGAATCCTACCGGCTCGACGCCGTCGGCGAGCTCGAACTCGACGTGGGGAAAGAGCGCTACACCGGCGACATCGGCGACCTCTGGGAGCAGGACCCCGAGAAACTCCTCGAATACAACCTTCGTGACGTGGAGATCTGTGTCGAACTCGACCGCAAGCAGGACATCGTCGCCTTCTGGGACGAGGTCCGCACCTTCGTCGGCTGTAAGTTAGAGGACGCCCCGACCGCGGGTGACGCGGTCGACATGTACGTACTCCATAAGGTCCACGGGAGCTGGGCGCTGCCCTCGAAGGGCAAACAGGAGTCCGAGGACTACGAGGGCGGGGCCGTCTTCGACCCCATCACCGGCGTCAAGGAGATGGTGACGGTGCTCGACCTGAAGTCGCTCTACCCGATGTGCATGGTGACCATCAACGCGAGCCCCGAGACGAAGGTCGACCCCGACAGCTTCGAGGGCCCGACCTACAAGGCCCCCAACGGGACCCACTTCCGGAAGGACGAGGACGGCATGATCCGGGAGATGGTCGACGAACTGCTCGGCGAGCGCGAGCACAAGAAGTCGCTGCGCAACGAGCACGAACCCGGTAGCGAGGATTACGAACGATACGACCAGCAACAGGCCGCAGTGAAGGTCATCATGAACTCGCTGTATGGCGTGCTGGGCTGGGACCGGTTCCGCCTCTACGACAAGGAGATGGGTGCCGCCGTGACCGCGACAGGCCGCGAGGTCATCCGACACACCGAGAAAGCCGCCAACGAGATAGACTACCAGGTCGCGTACGGAGACACCGACTCCGTCATGCTGGAACTCGGGACCGACGTGTCGGTCGAGGAGGCCATCGAGCAGTCCTTCAAGATAGAGGAGCACATCAACGCCTCCTACGACGAGTTCGCGCGAGAGCAGCTCGACGTCGACATCGAGGGCGGCGAGGAGCACCGCTTCCAGATTGAGTTCGAGAAACTGTATCGCCGGTTCTTCCAGGCGGGCAAGAAGAAGCGGTACGCGGGCCACATCGTCTGGAAGGAGGGCAAGGACGTCGACGACATCGACATCACCGGGTTCGAGTACAAGCGCTCGGACATCGCGGCCATCACGAAGGAGGTCCAGCACCACGTCATCGACCAGATCGTCCGCGGTGCCAGCGAGGACGACATCACGGAGTACCTCCACGACATCATCGAGGACTTCCAGGCCGGTGAGATGAGCTACGACGACATCGCCATCCCGGGCGGTATCGGGAAACGACTCGACGACTACGACACCGACACCGCGCACGTGCGAGGCGCGAAGTACGCGAACATGCTGCTGGGGACGAACTTCGACCGCGGGTCGAAGCCGAAGCGCCTCTACCTCAAGAAGGTCCACCCCGAGTACTTCCGAGAACTGGAGGACGCCGGTGAGTTCGACCCCCAGCGCAACCACCTCTACGGCGAGTTCAAGCGCGACCCGGACGTCATCTGCTTCGAGTACGCCGACCAGGTGCCCGAGACGTTCGAGGTCGACTACGACAAGATGCTCGAGAAGACCCTGAAGGGTCCCATCGCCCGCGTCATCGAAGCCCTGGGCATCTCCTGGGACGAAGTGAAATCCGGCCAACAACAGACTGGCCTCGGCAACTTCATGTAG
- a CDS encoding ABC transporter ATP-binding protein: MARLELTNLHAKVAEDDGEKILDGVDLEVRSGEIHALMGPNGSGKSTTAKVIAGHPAYEVTDGKVLLHLEEGDFGEDFEIPEDKRTWNLLDMEPNERAALGIFLGFQYPAEIEGVTMTNFLRTALNAKLDEREELFEDDDGEEEEEEEAGYDTSPMEGPADEGDIGVAEFQQLLQEKMEQLDMDEKFAQRYLNAGFSGGEKKQNEVLQAAILEPSIAVLDEIDSGLDIDRLQDVSHGINALRDEVGTGILQITHYQRILDYVEPDHVHIMLDGQVVMSEGPELAEKLEEHGYDWVREEVYETA; this comes from the coding sequence ATGGCACGACTAGAACTCACAAACCTTCACGCGAAGGTCGCAGAAGACGACGGTGAGAAGATTCTCGATGGCGTCGACCTTGAGGTTCGTTCGGGCGAGATTCACGCCCTGATGGGTCCCAACGGGTCCGGGAAGTCCACGACCGCGAAGGTCATCGCGGGCCACCCCGCCTACGAGGTAACGGACGGGAAGGTCCTGCTCCACCTCGAGGAGGGTGACTTCGGCGAGGACTTCGAGATTCCGGAAGACAAGCGCACCTGGAACCTGCTCGACATGGAGCCCAACGAGCGTGCCGCACTCGGCATCTTCCTTGGCTTCCAGTACCCGGCAGAGATCGAGGGCGTCACGATGACGAACTTCCTGCGCACGGCCCTCAACGCCAAGCTCGACGAGCGCGAGGAGCTCTTCGAGGACGACGACGGCGAGGAGGAAGAAGAGGAAGAGGCGGGCTACGACACCTCCCCGATGGAGGGTCCCGCCGACGAGGGCGACATCGGCGTCGCCGAGTTCCAGCAGCTCCTCCAGGAGAAGATGGAGCAGCTCGACATGGACGAGAAGTTCGCCCAGCGCTACCTCAACGCCGGCTTCTCCGGCGGGGAGAAGAAGCAGAACGAGGTCCTCCAGGCCGCCATCCTCGAGCCGAGCATCGCCGTGCTCGACGAGATCGACTCCGGGCTGGACATCGACCGCCTGCAGGACGTCTCCCACGGCATCAACGCCCTGCGCGACGAGGTCGGCACGGGCATCCTCCAGATCACCCACTACCAGCGTATTCTCGACTACGTCGAGCCGGACCACGTCCACATCATGCTCGACGGCCAGGTCGTCATGAGCGAGGGCCCGGAACTCGCCGAGAAGCTCGAAGAGCACGGGTACGACTGGGTCCGCGAGGAGGTCTACGAGACCGCGTAA